A portion of the Lolium rigidum isolate FL_2022 chromosome 1, APGP_CSIRO_Lrig_0.1, whole genome shotgun sequence genome contains these proteins:
- the LOC124688463 gene encoding G-type lectin S-receptor-like serine/threonine-protein kinase B120 isoform X1 has protein sequence MPTYSLPVYAILLFLSWPFSSVLLCASDHRLVPGKPLSPGSVIVSADGVFAMGFFSPSNSTKKHHYVGIWYNGIPERTVIWVSNRAAPITDISSANLAVTSSSNLVLSDSNGRVVWTTNNSNSSTNSSSAEAMLDNTGNFILRSLADSSILWQSFDYPTDTLLPGMNLRLSHKMHPLQQLVSWKSQQDPSPGDFSYSADPEHLLQSFTWHASRPHRRSPVWTNNLVPMNYMSRSNCTIYMALHPAGDEVYMSFGMPTGSFVVLVRMEIDYLGKVNILIWESNISVWKSLYAQPEQECNIYGYCGPYGYCDNTQIVPGCKCLDGFEPRDLKGWIAGSFSQGCRRKEVLGCTHGDGFLTFPGMKVPDKFLHVRSRSFDECTEECRSNCSCVAYAYSKLNNMDIDGDDTRCLVWTGDLIDTENCIQGGENLYVRSNRLRGSKRKINTLEIVLPAVSSLLILTCIGLIWFCGFRVLTANQGSKIMWKRLSRGDASSFNEHADRNTEFPVLRFREIAAATNNFSESSIVGQGGFGNVYKGTLGDGMEIAVKRLRVGSVQGAVEFKNEIALIAKLQHRNLVKLVGCCKHEDEKLLIYEYLPNGSLDAFIFDDARKSLLNWPTRFKIITGIARGLLYLHQDSRMMMIHRDLKASNILLDAEMNPKISDFGTARIFGINEQQEHTNRVIGTFGYMSPEYAMEGIISVKSDVYSFGVLLLEIVSGLKIGTTSPTRRCRNLIEYAWSLWKDGNIVNLVDSSIIEGCSLDEAGRCIHMGLLMVQDNPNARPLMPWVVSSLDNKSIELMPPKEPVCVAHRNYGTDGVGESHVNQMSLGNLKGR, from the exons ATGCCAACGTATTCCCTTCCCGTTTATGCTATTCTTTTGTTTCTTTCATGGCCTTTCAGTTCAGTGCTTCTCTGTGCATCTGATCACCGCCTTGTCCCTGGCAAGCCGCTCTCCCCTGGTAGTGTTATTGTCTCTGCAGATGGTGTATTCGCCATGGGCTTCTTCTCCCCATCCAACTCCACCAAAAAACATCACTATGTAGGCATATGGTACAATGGCATCCCAGAGCGCACCGTGATATGGGTCTCCAATCGTGCTGCACCAATCACCGATATTTCCTCTGCAAATCTTGCTGTCACCAGTAGCTCAAACCTAGTCCTATCTGACAGTAATGGTCGTGTTGTTTGGACAACaaacaacagcaacagcagcaccAATTCCTCGTCAGCCGAAGCCATGCTGGACAACACTGGAAACTTCATCCTCCGGTCATTGGCTGATAGCTCCATACTATGGCAGAGCTTCGACTATCCCACTGACACTCTCCTACCCGGCATGAATCTCAGGCTGAGCCACAAGATGCACCCACTGCAGCAGCTCGTTTCTTGGAAAAGCCAACAGGATCCATCCCCTGGTGACTTCTCCTACAGCGCAGACCCTGAACACCTCCTGCAGAGCTTCACCTGGCATGCCTCAAGGCCACACCGGCGAAGCCCAGTGTGGACAAACAACCTCGTTCCTATGAATTACATGAGCAGATCCAATTGTACCATATACATGGCATTACATCCTGCTGGTGACGAGGTGTACATGTCTTTTGGCATGCCCACTGGCTCCTTCGTTGTGCTGGTCAGGATGGAGATTGACTACTTAGGCAAGGTAAATATACTTATCTGGGAGAGCAATATCTCAGTATGGAAATCCCTGTACGCACAGCCTGAGCAAGAGTGCAATATATACGGCTACTGTGGTCCGTACGGTTACTGCGATAACACGCAGATCGTACCAGGTTGCAAGTGCCTTGATGGTTTCGAGCCAAGAGATCTTAAAGGCTGGATTGCTGGAAGTTTCTCACAGGGATGCCGCCGGAAGGAGGTGCTAGGGTGTACACATGGGGATGGTTTCTTGACCTTTCCAGGCATGAAGGTCCCTGACAAGTTCCTCCATGTCCGAAGCAGAAGCTTTGACGAATGCACAGAGGAATGCAGGAGCAACTGCTCCTGTGTCGCATATGCTTACTCCAAATTGAACAACATGGATATTGATGGAGATGACACAAGGTGCCTGGTATGGACAGGAGATTTGATCGACACGGAGAACTGCATCCAAGGAGGGGAGAACCTCTATGTTCGGAGTAACAGATTAAGAG GCAGCAAGAGAAAAATCAACACCCTAGAGATTGTTTTACCAGCTGTGTCAAGTTTGCTCATTCTCACATGCATTGGTCTTATTTGGTTCTGTGGCTTTAGAG TCCTCACAGCTAACCAAGGAAGCAAGATTATGTGGAAAAGGCTGAGTCGTGGAGATGCAAGCTCTTTTAATGAACATGCTGATAGGAACACAGAATTTCCTGTTTTGAGGTTCAGAGAAATTGCTGCTGCGACAAATAATTTCTCTGAATCAAGCATTGTTGGCCAAGGGGGGTTTGGCAATGTTTATAAG GGAACGTTGGGAGATGGTATGGAAATTGCTGTGAAAAGGCTCCGTGTAGGTTCTGTGCAAGGAGCTGTGGAGTTCAAAAATGAAATAGCCCTGATTGCCAAGTTGCAGCACAGAAACTTGGTCAAACTCGTAGGCTGCTGCAAGCATGAAGATGAAAAACTATTGATTTATGAGTACCTACCAAACGGAAGTTTGGATGCCTTCATTTTCG ATGATGCCAGAAAATCACTGCTAAACTGGCCCACAAGATTTAAGATAATCACAGGTATAGCAAGGGGCCTCCTTTACCTCCACCAAGATTCCAGAATGATGATGATTCATAGAGATCTCAAAGCTAGCAACATATTGTTGGATGCTGAGATGAACCCCAAAATATCTGATTTTGGTACGGCTAGGATCTTTGGCATCAATGAACAGCAAGAACATACCAATCGAGTCATCGGAACATT TGGCTACATGTCACCTGAATATGCAATGGAAGGCATCATCTCGGTGAAATCCGATGTGTACAGCTTTGGCGTATTACTCCTGGAGATTGTGAGTGGCTTGAAGATAGGCACTACAAGCCCAACCAGACGCTGTCGAAACCTTATAGAATAT GCATGGAGCTTATGGAAGGATGGGAACATTGTAAATCTAGTTGACTCGTCGATTATTGAGGGTTGCTCTCTTGATGAAGCTGGACGGTGCATCCATATGGGACTCTTGATGGTGCAGGACAATCCAAATGCTCGGCCCCTCATGCCTTGGGTGGTTTCAAGCCTGGATAACAAATCCATAGAGCTCATGCCGCCAAAAGAGCCTGTATGCGTTGCTCATCGGAATTATGGAACTGATGGAGTAGGGGAAAGCCATGTGAATCAGATGAGCCTTGGAAATCTAAAGGGGCGCTAG
- the LOC124688463 gene encoding G-type lectin S-receptor-like serine/threonine-protein kinase B120 isoform X2: protein MPTYSLPVYAILLFLSWPFSSVLLCASDHRLVPGKPLSPGSVIVSADGVFAMGFFSPSNSTKKHHYVGIWYNGIPERTVIWVSNRAAPITDISSANLAVTSSSNLVLSDSNGRVVWTTNNSNSSTNSSSAEAMLDNTGNFILRSLADSSILWQSFDYPTDTLLPGMNLRLSHKMHPLQQLVSWKSQQDPSPGDFSYSADPEHLLQSFTWHASRPHRRSPVWTNNLVPMNYMSRSNCTIYMALHPAGDEVYMSFGMPTGSFVVLVRMEIDYLGKVNILIWESNISVWKSLYAQPEQECNIYGYCGPYGYCDNTQIVPGCKCLDGFEPRDLKGWIAGSFSQGCRRKEVLGCTHGDGFLTFPGMKVPDKFLHVRSRSFDECTEECRSNCSCVAYAYSKLNNMDIDGDDTRCLVWTGDLIDTENCIQGGENLYVRSNRLRGSKRKINTLEIVLPAVSSLLILTCIGLIWFCGFRANQGSKIMWKRLSRGDASSFNEHADRNTEFPVLRFREIAAATNNFSESSIVGQGGFGNVYKGTLGDGMEIAVKRLRVGSVQGAVEFKNEIALIAKLQHRNLVKLVGCCKHEDEKLLIYEYLPNGSLDAFIFDDARKSLLNWPTRFKIITGIARGLLYLHQDSRMMMIHRDLKASNILLDAEMNPKISDFGTARIFGINEQQEHTNRVIGTFGYMSPEYAMEGIISVKSDVYSFGVLLLEIVSGLKIGTTSPTRRCRNLIEYAWSLWKDGNIVNLVDSSIIEGCSLDEAGRCIHMGLLMVQDNPNARPLMPWVVSSLDNKSIELMPPKEPVCVAHRNYGTDGVGESHVNQMSLGNLKGR from the exons ATGCCAACGTATTCCCTTCCCGTTTATGCTATTCTTTTGTTTCTTTCATGGCCTTTCAGTTCAGTGCTTCTCTGTGCATCTGATCACCGCCTTGTCCCTGGCAAGCCGCTCTCCCCTGGTAGTGTTATTGTCTCTGCAGATGGTGTATTCGCCATGGGCTTCTTCTCCCCATCCAACTCCACCAAAAAACATCACTATGTAGGCATATGGTACAATGGCATCCCAGAGCGCACCGTGATATGGGTCTCCAATCGTGCTGCACCAATCACCGATATTTCCTCTGCAAATCTTGCTGTCACCAGTAGCTCAAACCTAGTCCTATCTGACAGTAATGGTCGTGTTGTTTGGACAACaaacaacagcaacagcagcaccAATTCCTCGTCAGCCGAAGCCATGCTGGACAACACTGGAAACTTCATCCTCCGGTCATTGGCTGATAGCTCCATACTATGGCAGAGCTTCGACTATCCCACTGACACTCTCCTACCCGGCATGAATCTCAGGCTGAGCCACAAGATGCACCCACTGCAGCAGCTCGTTTCTTGGAAAAGCCAACAGGATCCATCCCCTGGTGACTTCTCCTACAGCGCAGACCCTGAACACCTCCTGCAGAGCTTCACCTGGCATGCCTCAAGGCCACACCGGCGAAGCCCAGTGTGGACAAACAACCTCGTTCCTATGAATTACATGAGCAGATCCAATTGTACCATATACATGGCATTACATCCTGCTGGTGACGAGGTGTACATGTCTTTTGGCATGCCCACTGGCTCCTTCGTTGTGCTGGTCAGGATGGAGATTGACTACTTAGGCAAGGTAAATATACTTATCTGGGAGAGCAATATCTCAGTATGGAAATCCCTGTACGCACAGCCTGAGCAAGAGTGCAATATATACGGCTACTGTGGTCCGTACGGTTACTGCGATAACACGCAGATCGTACCAGGTTGCAAGTGCCTTGATGGTTTCGAGCCAAGAGATCTTAAAGGCTGGATTGCTGGAAGTTTCTCACAGGGATGCCGCCGGAAGGAGGTGCTAGGGTGTACACATGGGGATGGTTTCTTGACCTTTCCAGGCATGAAGGTCCCTGACAAGTTCCTCCATGTCCGAAGCAGAAGCTTTGACGAATGCACAGAGGAATGCAGGAGCAACTGCTCCTGTGTCGCATATGCTTACTCCAAATTGAACAACATGGATATTGATGGAGATGACACAAGGTGCCTGGTATGGACAGGAGATTTGATCGACACGGAGAACTGCATCCAAGGAGGGGAGAACCTCTATGTTCGGAGTAACAGATTAAGAG GCAGCAAGAGAAAAATCAACACCCTAGAGATTGTTTTACCAGCTGTGTCAAGTTTGCTCATTCTCACATGCATTGGTCTTATTTGGTTCTGTGGCTTTAGAG CTAACCAAGGAAGCAAGATTATGTGGAAAAGGCTGAGTCGTGGAGATGCAAGCTCTTTTAATGAACATGCTGATAGGAACACAGAATTTCCTGTTTTGAGGTTCAGAGAAATTGCTGCTGCGACAAATAATTTCTCTGAATCAAGCATTGTTGGCCAAGGGGGGTTTGGCAATGTTTATAAG GGAACGTTGGGAGATGGTATGGAAATTGCTGTGAAAAGGCTCCGTGTAGGTTCTGTGCAAGGAGCTGTGGAGTTCAAAAATGAAATAGCCCTGATTGCCAAGTTGCAGCACAGAAACTTGGTCAAACTCGTAGGCTGCTGCAAGCATGAAGATGAAAAACTATTGATTTATGAGTACCTACCAAACGGAAGTTTGGATGCCTTCATTTTCG ATGATGCCAGAAAATCACTGCTAAACTGGCCCACAAGATTTAAGATAATCACAGGTATAGCAAGGGGCCTCCTTTACCTCCACCAAGATTCCAGAATGATGATGATTCATAGAGATCTCAAAGCTAGCAACATATTGTTGGATGCTGAGATGAACCCCAAAATATCTGATTTTGGTACGGCTAGGATCTTTGGCATCAATGAACAGCAAGAACATACCAATCGAGTCATCGGAACATT TGGCTACATGTCACCTGAATATGCAATGGAAGGCATCATCTCGGTGAAATCCGATGTGTACAGCTTTGGCGTATTACTCCTGGAGATTGTGAGTGGCTTGAAGATAGGCACTACAAGCCCAACCAGACGCTGTCGAAACCTTATAGAATAT GCATGGAGCTTATGGAAGGATGGGAACATTGTAAATCTAGTTGACTCGTCGATTATTGAGGGTTGCTCTCTTGATGAAGCTGGACGGTGCATCCATATGGGACTCTTGATGGTGCAGGACAATCCAAATGCTCGGCCCCTCATGCCTTGGGTGGTTTCAAGCCTGGATAACAAATCCATAGAGCTCATGCCGCCAAAAGAGCCTGTATGCGTTGCTCATCGGAATTATGGAACTGATGGAGTAGGGGAAAGCCATGTGAATCAGATGAGCCTTGGAAATCTAAAGGGGCGCTAG